One Ranitomeya variabilis isolate aRanVar5 chromosome 5, aRanVar5.hap1, whole genome shotgun sequence DNA window includes the following coding sequences:
- the LOC143773803 gene encoding protein kinase C delta type-like yields MHRREFFSQEKLLRTLYRTYLLKKQMIPVQHPPEMKTLKKGKKRGNTSPEKGDATPNKRGRMVESESGKDVTSEIRFSGSAKTRSSHIHHERAENQSCRKQLKRKRTSDTETTIKRRRETDKSIDQAPEGVIGAQTTSPSEQVTACLSLESFIFTRKLGQGSFGRVMLATHQPSGHQLAVKMVMKRKLLEYAKHTICLEREVLEITEDSRFFTHAYGTFQTADYAFYAMEYLSGGTLTAFIKSRGPLDVCTTRFLAAEILSGIQFLHSRGIIHRDLKPDNILLDGDGHAKIADFGLAAMNVFGSQKISEFCGTPGYMAPEMICRQPFNYSVDLFAFGVIVYEMATGFFPFNYGHCAQRLAFSVTCDKPCYPNTMNSQLRDVIERLLCKLPKRRQYVCSNLKGHPFFSPINWKELEMRRSRPPFTMKPIPVLETSKQMELHQVMSGIEAQKPPITPEDQRLFCGFSYISNRWKNITGTEAQKPPITLEDQRLVCGFSSISNRWKNITGIEAQKPPGTPEDKWLFRGFSYIRNMWKNIKSRINYSNFNIS; encoded by the exons ATGCACCGAAGAGAGTTTTTCTCACAGGAgaaacttctcaggacattgtacaggacgtACCTGTTAAAAAAACAGATGATCCCTGTACAACATCCACCAGAGATGAAGAcccttaaaaaggggaaaaaaagagggaACACTTCTCCAGAGAAAGGAGATGCAACCCCAAATAAGAGAGGAAGAATGGTGGAATCTGAGAGTGGAAAGGATGTTACCTCTGAAATAAGGTTTAGCGGATCAGCTAAAACCAGGAGCTCTCACATACATCATGAGAGAGCTGAAAATCAAAGTTGTAGAAAACAACTTAAGAGAAAGAGGACATCTGACACTGAGACCACCATCAAGAGAAGACGAGAGACTGACAAATCCATCGATCAAGCTCCGGAAG GTGTAATTGGTGCTCAGACCACCAGCCCTTCAGAGCAAGTGACTGCCTGTCTTTCCCTGGAGAGTTTCATCTTTACCAGGAAGCTTGGACAAGGCAGTTTTGGCAGGGTGATGCTGGCGACACATCAACCCAGCGGACATCAGCTGGCTGTCAAGATGGTCATGAAGAGGAAATTGTTGGAGTACGCTAAACATACCATCTGCTTAGAGAGAGAGGTCCTGGAAATCACTGAAGACAGCAGATTCTTCACACAtgcctatgggaccttccagacagCG GACTATGCATTTTATGCCATGGAATATCTGAGTGGTGGAACGTTGACTGCATTTATCAAATCCAGAGGCCCCCTAGATGTCTGCACGACCAG GTTCCTTGCAGCAGAAATCTTGAGTGGAATACAGTTTCTCCACAGTCGGGGGATTATTCACCG GGATTTAAAACCAGACAACATTCTTCTGGACGGCGATGGACACGCTAAGATTGCTGATTTCGGCCTTGCTGCTATGAATGTATTTGGCTCTCAGAAGATCAGTGAATTTTGCGGCACTCCTGGCTATATGGCTCCTGAG ATGATCTGTCGACAGCCCTTTAATTACTCTGTCGACCTGTTCGCTTTTGGGGTCATAGTCTACGAAATGGCCACAGGATTTTTCCCATTTAACTATGGTCACTGTGCTCAAAGGCTTGCCTTTTCAGTGACTTGTGATAAACCTTGCTATCCGAACACCATGAATTCTCAGCTCAGGGATGTCATAGAGAGA CTCTTGTGTAAATTACCAAAGAGGAGGCAGTATGTTTGCAGCAATTTAAAAGGACATCCATTCTTCTCGCCCATAAACTGGAAGGAATTAGAGATGAGAAGGTCACGTCCACCATTTACAATGAAACCT ATCCCAGTTTTGGAAACAAGCAAACAAATGGAATTGCACCAAGTGATGTCTGGCATTGAAGCTCAGAAACCACCTATAACCCCGGAGGACCAGCGGCTGTTCTGTGGCTTCTCCTACATCAGCAACAGGTGGAAGAACATTACTGGCACTGAAGCTCAGAAACCACCTATAACCCTGGAGGACCAGCGGCTGGTCTGTGGCTTCTCCTCTATCAGCAACAGGTGGAAGAACATTACTGGCATTGAAGCTCAGAAACCACCTGGAACCCCAGAGGACAAGTGGCTTTTCCGTGGCTTCTCCTATATCAGAAACATGTGGAAGAACATTAAAAGCCGCATAAATTACAGCAATTTCAATATATCATAG